The sequence CCCGCGAATGCGAAATTGAGCATAAGTGGAAAAATTGGTTTCGTGCCGCGGATCGTACTTCTCCAAGGCATCTACCAACCCAATAATGCCGGAGTTTAGCATTTCCTTAATATCGACCTCAGCGGGCAAACGTCCGGCAAGGCGATGCACGACGCGCTTAACTAGCGGAAGAAAGCTTCTAATGAGCTCTTCGCGCTCGACTTCGTCGATTATTCGGCACGGCTCAGCGGTGGCGCTCTGCTTTGTTTTCACCACTTCTCGTTTCCTCCCAAGATATCCAAGACCTTATTATGATGCGTCCCGCGAGCATAAGACTTAAAACAATTAAGCCACACCTCCAAATTAATGCAGATAATCGTGCGCCCCCCAATAAGCCTCCAATCACTGTAATGACAAAAGAAAGCATGGTTAGGCCCGTCCAATAGCGTTGAAGATTTTCATATCGGACTTTTAAGCTACTGATTTTCTTAGTAGTTTTAGCCACGGTGCCTTACCTAATCGCTTAGTTATTGGCTTTTAGGAGGGACTGAAACAGGAACTGCATGCCGCCACTGGGCGTTTTGCTGCGAGCCTTTGAGGTTAGCTTTTTAGCTAAGTTGGCTATGTTAATGCTTGCTTTAGACCCGGGATAAAGCTCTATAAAGGGTCGCTGTGCGATTACCGCTTCTGAGACTTGACGATCATCGCAGATGGATCCCAAATATTTCAGGCTAACGTCTCTAAGGAATTTATCCGATGCTGCTGCAAGTTGTGCGTATGTGGTTCTTCCATCAGTGCCAGCAGGCGTCCGATTAGCTATGATGTTAAACTGCCGAACGCCACACCTTTGGGCGAGAACTTTAATGAGCGCATAAGCGTCTGTTAGCGTAGTTGGTTCAGAGTCGATTACAACTAGCACGTCTTCTGCCGCTACGTTAAAGTACATTACGTTATCGCCTATCCCAGCGGCCGTGTCGATTAGGATATAGTCGTATCTATCGCCTAATTCCTCAAAACTCGACATTAATGCTAGGCGCTCTTCTTCGCTAAGATTAGTAAGCTCTGGAATACCGCTAGCTGCTGGTATGACATCTACGCCAAAACTGCTCGTTACGATAATATCGCTAATCTTAGCCTTACCCGACACTACGTCTTGAATAGTAGCTTTTGGCTGAAAGCCCAGAAGGATGTTGATGTTTGCTAACCCCATGTCGGCATCGAGCAGCAATACTTTATGTCCCAACTTTGATATTGCAACGCCCAAATTCACGGTGACGTGGGTTTTCCCCACGCCGCCCTTCCCGCTGGTAATAGAAAACACTCGTGCTGGCTGTTTAGTCATAGAAATCTTTTTGTTATTCGCTGCAAGTATTAGTTTCGATGTTCGGTAGGTGGCAGGCAATTCAAGCATTTTATTCTCCGCTGTCTATACTTACTACTCCTGCTGACGTAATGCGCACGCCTGAATCTATCTCTTGGTGCGATAGGACGGCAAAGCCTGGAATGAATCGCTCTGTAAAAGAAAAAAGCGCAGCTCTAAGTTGAGCTGGCGCAAGTAATACTGGACTGCTGCCGAGTTGGCTAAATCTCTCCGCAGCTGCGCTTAGTTTGGCCAAAAGTTTCTGCGCAATGCTCGGTTCTAAGGCAAGATATGAACCATGTTCTGAGACCTGTAGAGAATCTGCCAAAGCTCTTTCGAGAGACGGCGTCATGCTAATTAGCGTTAATGAACCGTTATCTGCTGCGTGCCTTGCCGTAATATTGCGCCGCAATGCTCTCCTCGCGTGCTCAGTTAGGCGTTCAGGCGATTTTGTCGTTGGACCCCAATCTGCAAGCGTTTCTAAAATAGTGCGCAAATCCCGAATGCTGACGCCTTCTTTTAGTAAGTTGCAGAGCACCTGTTGAACGATGCCTAATGGCAAAATGTTCGGAATGACTTCCTCGACGAGCTTGGGGGCGTTTTTGGACAAGTTGTCGAGTAAACCTTGAACTTCTTGGCGGCCCAGGAGTTCGTTAGCATGGCGCTTGATGAGTTCCGTAATATGCGTCGTCACGACCGTCGCAGGATCTACTACTGTATAACCGGCAAACTGCGCACGTTCTTTATCCGCTTGGCTAATCCATAAAGCATCTAAACCAAATGCCGGTTCCTTCGTCGG comes from Deltaproteobacteria bacterium and encodes:
- a CDS encoding MinD/ParA family protein; translation: MLELPATYRTSKLILAANNKKISMTKQPARVFSITSGKGGVGKTHVTVNLGVAISKLGHKVLLLDADMGLANINILLGFQPKATIQDVVSGKAKISDIIVTSSFGVDVIPAASGIPELTNLSEEERLALMSSFEELGDRYDYILIDTAAGIGDNVMYFNVAAEDVLVVIDSEPTTLTDAYALIKVLAQRCGVRQFNIIANRTPAGTDGRTTYAQLAAASDKFLRDVSLKYLGSICDDRQVSEAVIAQRPFIELYPGSKASINIANLAKKLTSKARSKTPSGGMQFLFQSLLKANN
- a CDS encoding sigma-70 family RNA polymerase sigma factor — translated: MKTKQSATAEPCRIIDEVEREELIRSFLPLVKRVVHRLAGRLPAEVDIKEMLNSGIIGLVDALEKYDPRHETNFSTYAQFRIRGAILDSFRSQDWAPRSLRHKASKLENAYHKLEQAHGRPATDDEVATELGVDIELLQKMLSEVSSVVMLSFEELGFG